The following are from one region of the Chitinophagales bacterium genome:
- the ftsI gene encoding penicillin-binding protein, which produces MSIKRSILARIYITFFFLCLMGAAILFKVIHIQQVEGKYLISLADSLTTDYLPIEAERGNVLTEDGQLLATSLPFFEIRADLNAEALTDNIFYSNVDSLAWHIAQFKKDKPATYYKQMLVNARKMGNRYLLIEKNITYPELQQIKQWPLFRMGRYKGGLIVIQESKRTRPYQILAHRTIGYVREGIKPVGLEGRFNEYLAGVSGKRLMQRIAGGTWIPVNDENEIMPENGKDIVTTIDINLQDVAENALYKALQKHNADHGSVVVMEVATGKIRAIANLGKIQDGSYWENYNYAIGEATEPGSTIKLAALIALLEDGFIDLDDSVDLERGVTGFHDKKMYDSEQHDYRYVSVKRAFEISSNVGISKLVYKYYGKHPQKYIEYLRKLHLHEKVGIEIEGEPNSFIKDPTNKDWSGVSLPWMSVGYEMMITPLRILTLYNAIANDGRMMKPYLVSAVTQRGKVIKEFEPEVIEDKICSDRTLRKVKLLLEGVVSNGTASHLQSRYYTFAGKTGTAKIADKNRGYAEIYQASFVGYFPAQNPIYSCIVVINEPKNGMYYGGHVAGPVFREIADKVFSTCLEMHEPVNQRNYFIADELPHAKSGYRADISNLYEAIGVSCNYRHDDEWVYVRQKDNSLDLRPYELKEGYVPDVRGMGLRDALYLLENLGMKVHFTGVGKVKSQSIRHGTRVNPGMQIMLELG; this is translated from the coding sequence ATGAGCATTAAACGCAGCATACTGGCGCGCATTTACATCACCTTTTTCTTCCTCTGCCTGATGGGAGCGGCTATTCTTTTTAAGGTCATACACATTCAACAAGTGGAAGGGAAATACCTCATCAGTCTTGCGGATAGCCTGACCACCGACTATCTGCCCATTGAAGCCGAACGTGGCAATGTATTGACTGAAGACGGACAGTTGCTGGCAACCTCATTGCCTTTTTTCGAAATACGTGCTGACCTAAATGCAGAGGCGCTTACTGATAATATATTTTACAGCAATGTGGATTCTCTGGCCTGGCATATTGCTCAATTTAAAAAAGACAAACCGGCAACCTATTACAAGCAAATGCTGGTAAATGCTCGCAAGATGGGCAACCGCTATCTGCTCATTGAAAAAAACATAACCTATCCGGAACTGCAGCAAATCAAACAATGGCCTTTATTCCGCATGGGACGTTATAAAGGTGGCTTGATTGTCATTCAGGAAAGTAAGCGTACAAGACCCTATCAAATTCTGGCACATCGTACGATCGGCTATGTGAGGGAAGGAATAAAGCCTGTAGGGCTGGAGGGCAGATTTAATGAGTATCTGGCCGGTGTGAGCGGGAAGCGCCTTATGCAACGCATAGCCGGTGGAACATGGATACCGGTTAATGATGAAAATGAGATTATGCCTGAAAACGGAAAAGATATTGTCACAACAATTGACATTAACCTCCAGGATGTGGCCGAAAATGCACTGTATAAAGCTCTTCAGAAACATAATGCGGATCATGGTTCGGTTGTAGTTATGGAGGTGGCCACAGGAAAAATCAGGGCAATTGCCAATCTGGGCAAAATTCAGGATGGCTCATACTGGGAGAATTATAATTACGCCATCGGTGAAGCTACCGAACCGGGTTCTACAATAAAGCTGGCTGCCCTCATCGCTCTTCTGGAAGACGGTTTTATTGACCTGGATGATTCTGTGGACCTGGAAAGAGGGGTAACCGGTTTTCATGATAAAAAAATGTATGATTCTGAACAGCACGACTATCGCTATGTTTCTGTCAAACGGGCCTTTGAAATATCATCCAACGTGGGTATATCCAAACTTGTTTACAAATACTACGGCAAACATCCTCAGAAATACATTGAGTATCTGCGCAAACTTCATCTGCATGAAAAAGTAGGAATAGAAATTGAAGGTGAACCCAACTCTTTCATAAAAGATCCGACTAATAAAGACTGGAGCGGGGTTAGTTTGCCCTGGATGTCTGTAGGGTATGAGATGATGATTACTCCTCTGCGCATACTCACTCTTTATAATGCCATAGCCAATGATGGACGTATGATGAAACCCTATCTGGTTTCAGCAGTTACACAGCGCGGTAAAGTCATTAAAGAGTTTGAACCCGAGGTGATTGAAGATAAAATCTGCTCTGACCGAACACTCCGGAAAGTGAAGCTATTGCTGGAGGGAGTAGTCAGCAATGGAACAGCCAGTCACCTGCAATCCAGGTACTACACCTTTGCCGGAAAAACCGGCACAGCAAAAATTGCCGATAAAAACCGGGGATATGCAGAGATTTACCAAGCCTCTTTTGTAGGATACTTTCCCGCTCAAAATCCAATTTACTCCTGTATCGTAGTCATTAATGAGCCGAAAAACGGCATGTATTACGGTGGACATGTCGCGGGACCTGTATTCCGGGAAATTGCGGATAAGGTGTTTTCTACATGCCTGGAGATGCATGAGCCGGTGAACCAGCGGAATTACTTTATTGCTGATGAACTTCCACATGCCAAGTCCGGATACAGGGCTGATATCAGCAATCTGTACGAAGCTATTGGTGTTTCCTGTAATTACCGCCACGATGATGAATGGGTTTATGTACGACAGAAAGATAACTCGTTAGACTTGAGGCCTTATGAACTTAAGGAGGGCTATGTGCCTGATGTGCGGGGTATGGGCCTGAGGGATGCTCTTTACTTATTGGAAAATCTGGGCATGAAAGTGCACTTCACCGGTGTAGGCAAGGTGAAATCACAATCTATCCGCCACGGCACGAGGGTCAATCCCGGAATGCAGATCATGCTGGAATTAGGATGA